One genomic region from Salinicola endophyticus encodes:
- a CDS encoding phage tail protein I, translating into MSSDSLLPPNATEAERTLEATTALASDLPVQLRSLWNPDTCPAELLPWLAWALSLDAWQPYWPERIKRQRIRDAVEIQRRKGTAKSVRDVVRSFGSSLALREWWQKDEPGEPHTFDVVLTLGAEVPNSAEFQQDIVDEISRTKPVRSHFTLTAGLSGSGGLGVAGAGRTFVYRRLSATAD; encoded by the coding sequence ATGAGTAGCGACAGCCTGCTGCCGCCCAACGCCACCGAGGCAGAGCGCACCCTCGAAGCGACCACGGCGTTGGCCAGCGATTTGCCGGTGCAGCTGCGCTCGCTGTGGAACCCAGACACCTGCCCCGCCGAGCTGCTGCCGTGGCTCGCCTGGGCGCTCTCGCTGGACGCCTGGCAGCCCTACTGGCCCGAGCGCATCAAGCGCCAGCGCATCCGCGATGCCGTCGAGATCCAGCGCCGCAAGGGCACCGCCAAGAGCGTGCGGGACGTGGTCCGCTCGTTCGGCTCGAGCCTGGCCCTACGCGAGTGGTGGCAGAAAGACGAGCCGGGCGAGCCGCACACCTTCGACGTGGTGCTGACCCTCGGCGCAGAGGTGCCAAACAGCGCCGAGTTTCAGCAGGACATCGTCGACGAGATCAGCCGTACCAAGCCGGTGCGCTCTCACTTCACCTTAACCGCCGGGCTCAGCGGGTCCGGCGGCCTGGGCGTCGCCGGCGCCGGTCGCACGTTCGTTTACCGCCGACTCTCGGCCACCGCCGACTAG